In the Marinomonas algicola genome, one interval contains:
- a CDS encoding LysR family transcriptional regulator, with protein METFSAIPVFVAVVENGSFSKAAEKLGTSKSAVSKRVSRLENTLGVKLLHRTTRKLSLTGAGEQYFHYALKALIAASEGIDTVTQLQGKPKGVLKVSSPMSFGRLHLAPLVADFLTHYPDITLNLVMDDKKVDLVEAGFDVAIRAGEMQDSSLIARRLASCRSVICASPFYLEKHGIPSTPAELKEHNCISFSYGNNANEWVFHHSDGIQKIKAEGNYQVNNSEALQKATLEGLGIAKIPTFVIGQDISKGHLVPLLEQYSLPMQTFYVVFPERRYLPAKVRVFLDFIIEKLASDHPYWEVNSTISQS; from the coding sequence ATGGAAACTTTTTCAGCCATCCCCGTCTTTGTTGCCGTCGTAGAGAACGGCAGTTTTTCTAAAGCGGCCGAGAAATTAGGCACAAGCAAATCCGCCGTGAGTAAGCGAGTGAGTCGGCTGGAAAATACTTTAGGTGTGAAATTACTTCATAGAACAACACGAAAACTCAGCTTAACGGGGGCTGGTGAGCAATACTTTCACTATGCTCTTAAAGCACTTATCGCGGCTTCTGAGGGTATAGATACCGTCACACAGCTACAAGGCAAACCTAAAGGCGTGTTAAAAGTCAGCTCACCAATGTCGTTTGGTCGTTTGCACTTGGCACCTTTAGTCGCGGACTTTTTAACGCATTATCCAGATATAACACTCAATCTCGTTATGGACGATAAAAAAGTGGATTTAGTTGAAGCCGGCTTTGATGTGGCCATTCGAGCAGGAGAAATGCAAGACTCATCGTTAATTGCTCGACGTTTAGCCTCTTGCAGAAGTGTTATCTGTGCGTCTCCATTCTATCTGGAAAAGCATGGGATACCATCCACACCTGCAGAGCTTAAAGAACATAATTGCATCAGTTTTTCGTACGGTAATAACGCGAATGAATGGGTCTTTCATCATTCAGATGGTATTCAAAAAATCAAAGCCGAAGGTAATTATCAAGTAAACAACAGTGAAGCATTACAAAAAGCAACACTAGAAGGGTTAGGCATTGCTAAAATCCCTACTTTTGTCATTGGACAAGATATCTCAAAAGGGCACCTAGTACCTCTTTTAGAACAGTATTCACTTCCCATGCAGACTTTCTACGTGGTGTTCCCAGAACGTCGCTACTTACCTGCAAAAGTACGTGTTTTTCTCGATTTTATTATAGAAAAGTTGGCAAGTGATCACCCTTATTGGGAGGTCAATAGTACAATCAGCCAGTCATAA
- a CDS encoding nitroreductase family protein has protein sequence MNIFQAIEQRRAVKHYQPNLNMTDEDFKTLMNSVLLSPTSYNIQHWRFVRVTERAQREKLKALAWGQAQVSDASELFVLCADVNAWNDRPERYVANSPKETQDMLLPMMHNFYNQKEQLQRDEAMRSCGMAAQTMMLAAKGLGYDSCPMVGFDHDKVAELIQLPKNHVIAMMMAIGYAEKEAYPRSGQLPLSDVLVENQF, from the coding sequence ATGAATATCTTTCAAGCCATTGAGCAGCGCCGAGCAGTAAAACACTATCAGCCTAATTTAAACATGACGGATGAGGATTTTAAAACACTGATGAACTCTGTTTTATTGTCTCCTACATCCTATAACATTCAACATTGGCGCTTTGTAAGAGTGACGGAGAGAGCGCAAAGAGAAAAATTAAAAGCATTGGCTTGGGGACAGGCTCAAGTATCAGATGCATCCGAACTCTTTGTTTTATGTGCTGATGTAAATGCCTGGAATGATCGTCCAGAACGTTACGTGGCAAACAGTCCGAAAGAAACTCAAGATATGTTGTTACCAATGATGCACAATTTTTATAACCAAAAAGAACAGCTACAAAGAGATGAAGCCATGCGTTCATGCGGTATGGCCGCTCAGACAATGATGCTGGCTGCAAAAGGGTTAGGGTATGACTCTTGTCCTATGGTAGGTTTCGATCATGATAAAGTGGCAGAGTTAATACAACTCCCTAAAAATCATGTGATTGCGATGATGATGGCTATCGGGTACGCAGAAAAAGAGGCTTATCCTAGGTCTGGCCAATTGCCATTGTCGGACGTACTTGTAGAAAACCAATTTTAA
- a CDS encoding LysE family translocator, with protein MSWSLWVAITPFLFLLALSPGPNNFTAMYNGMQSGSMSAVVAAIGRNLAFSILMLVSALGLGAIIVSSVFWFGVVKWLGVVYLLYIGVKTWRSAPIALDEHESENKSIALSGHYLRGRQEFLIAISNPKAILIFTAIFPQLLDLTLPVTPQFIVIGVTFIMAEFFAAYIYAVSGNTIRRLIKSQAGLNRLNKGMGSLFVFASMLLASSSRS; from the coding sequence ATGAGTTGGAGTTTATGGGTTGCGATAACGCCTTTTTTATTTTTATTGGCATTATCTCCAGGACCAAATAATTTTACGGCTATGTATAACGGCATGCAGTCTGGGAGTATGTCTGCCGTCGTTGCGGCAATCGGTCGTAATCTGGCATTTTCTATTTTGATGCTGGTCTCTGCATTAGGACTTGGCGCAATTATTGTCTCCTCTGTTTTTTGGTTTGGCGTTGTTAAGTGGCTTGGCGTAGTGTATTTATTGTATATCGGTGTGAAAACTTGGCGCAGTGCTCCAATCGCTTTGGATGAGCATGAATCTGAGAATAAAAGCATCGCTCTATCTGGGCACTATTTGAGGGGGCGTCAGGAATTTTTGATTGCGATAAGTAACCCGAAAGCCATATTGATCTTCACAGCGATATTTCCCCAGTTATTGGATCTTACCCTTCCTGTTACACCTCAATTTATCGTGATTGGAGTCACTTTTATTATGGCTGAATTTTTTGCAGCCTATATTTATGCTGTGAGTGGTAACACAATTCGTCGGTTAATCAAAAGCCAAGCCGGTTTGAACAGGCTAAACAAAGGAATGGGAAGCTTATTCGTTTTTGCAAGTATGCTCTTAGCAAGCTCTAGTCGAAGTTAA
- a CDS encoding tetratricopeptide repeat protein, whose protein sequence is MHNWESLTRLANNAYSKHAFSDAVDLNKQALTQAEQSFDDDFKKDPESAVAATTVSFFNMAESYTALGDYVSANTQYEQAVNFLQSIIVRPNLDFEQRELIMRTATHIRFEWELFSQSYSKELISQSKALMQALAHTVSCTKHVVHH, encoded by the coding sequence ATGCATAATTGGGAAAGTTTAACGAGATTAGCGAATAATGCCTATTCCAAACACGCGTTTTCTGATGCTGTTGATTTAAATAAGCAGGCGTTAACACAAGCAGAACAATCGTTTGATGATGATTTTAAGAAAGACCCAGAGTCAGCCGTGGCGGCTACGACGGTCAGTTTTTTCAATATGGCCGAATCTTACACCGCATTAGGAGATTATGTCTCTGCAAATACACAGTACGAACAAGCGGTTAATTTTCTTCAAAGTATTATTGTTCGGCCTAATTTAGACTTTGAACAGAGAGAGCTCATCATGAGAACGGCGACTCATATTCGTTTTGAATGGGAGCTTTTTTCTCAGAGCTACAGCAAGGAACTTATTTCACAAAGTAAAGCGCTTATGCAAGCTCTTGCCCACACGGTTTCTTGCACAAAACATGTTGTACATCATTAA
- the sodN gene encoding superoxide dismutase, Ni, whose amino-acid sequence MIYNLVKIIDNIIGFKTAQAHCDIPCKIYDPSTAQLAALSCVRLMDLIQEIEGKDDMRVADYSQIARLVSEKESASTEVKEAVSVIWGDYFKEPQFEQVPNMHRLAHNIMVQASKCKQNIDRKEGEALVELVNEFAEAFWFTKGVGVYRVSCPYPPRLDVVYPDLKG is encoded by the coding sequence ATGATATATAACCTAGTAAAAATAATCGATAACATCATTGGCTTTAAAACGGCTCAGGCACATTGTGATATTCCTTGCAAAATTTATGATCCTTCGACAGCACAATTGGCGGCTCTAAGTTGTGTTCGTTTGATGGACTTGATTCAAGAGATAGAAGGGAAAGATGACATGAGAGTAGCCGATTACTCTCAAATAGCGCGCTTGGTGAGTGAAAAAGAGTCGGCAAGTACAGAAGTTAAAGAGGCGGTGAGTGTTATTTGGGGGGATTACTTTAAAGAGCCACAGTTTGAGCAAGTACCTAATATGCACCGTTTAGCCCACAATATCATGGTGCAAGCATCAAAATGTAAGCAAAATATTGACCGTAAGGAAGGTGAAGCGCTAGTTGAATTGGTGAATGAGTTTGCCGAAGCGTTTTGGTTTACTAAAGGCGTTGGTGTATATCGCGTTAGTTGCCCTTATCCTCCTAGGCTTGATGTGGTGTACCCCGATCTCAAAGGTTGA
- a CDS encoding S24/S26 family peptidase, which produces MFRFIKVQGESMSPRLYDGDFVFVSRLYWSLEVNQLVVVDHSVYGFIVKTILHIAPGGLLWLSGENHKSLTPERIGWVSQKRVIGKVLWCVGSKR; this is translated from the coding sequence ATGTTTCGCTTTATTAAGGTTCAAGGAGAGAGCATGAGTCCCCGTCTTTATGATGGGGACTTTGTTTTTGTAAGTCGCTTATATTGGTCGCTAGAAGTGAATCAATTGGTTGTAGTGGATCATTCTGTATATGGGTTTATCGTAAAAACAATTCTTCATATTGCTCCAGGAGGGTTGCTTTGGCTTAGTGGTGAGAATCATAAAAGCCTCACGCCTGAGCGTATCGGTTGGGTATCGCAAAAAAGAGTTATAGGAAAAGTGCTATGGTGTGTCGGCTCAAAACGGTAA
- a CDS encoding peptidase M42 yields MPSDDFIDLLKRLIRQPSVVGAEHSFFRVLQRELEERGAKVTWYEGLLVAQGSDPLSTMFSAHIDRHGLVCTGPNEFQYAAFVSANRTDLLNNSVSEELMSKVTERYNHEEVFAYEPWSGVYRGKGTIKSSYVCEFRNNLIFEIEGLESVVAGTPIAFKDKLTIGNNRLEGQLDNVISAAALVDLFDHGFKGTAFFTAQEEAGKSWRYLLEWFRRFGGSTNRLFVIDTSPFPNLESANEQLLVLREKDANATFNHDSTKQLEALCIKNNIRYLFKNRYVESLNTKRAEQGLPPSTFGSTELGRIIASSNGLVDGTTIQIPTIGYHTMHESASLESVEAFLDILKMVSTI; encoded by the coding sequence ATGCCTAGTGACGATTTTATTGACCTGCTAAAACGGCTTATCCGACAACCCAGTGTTGTTGGTGCTGAACACTCCTTTTTTCGTGTATTACAAAGAGAATTAGAGGAACGAGGGGCGAAAGTTACCTGGTATGAAGGTTTACTTGTTGCCCAAGGAAGTGACCCACTCAGCACCATGTTTTCAGCCCATATTGATCGACATGGCCTCGTTTGTACTGGGCCAAACGAGTTCCAATACGCGGCCTTTGTTTCAGCCAATCGTACAGACCTACTGAACAACTCGGTATCAGAAGAGCTGATGTCAAAAGTGACTGAACGTTACAACCACGAAGAAGTGTTTGCGTATGAGCCTTGGTCAGGTGTTTATCGAGGCAAAGGCACCATAAAAAGTTCTTATGTCTGTGAGTTTCGTAACAACTTAATTTTTGAAATTGAGGGTTTGGAAAGTGTTGTTGCAGGCACTCCAATTGCCTTTAAAGACAAATTAACTATCGGCAATAATCGTTTAGAGGGGCAATTAGATAATGTTATCTCGGCCGCCGCCTTGGTTGACTTATTCGATCATGGTTTCAAAGGCACCGCTTTCTTTACTGCGCAAGAAGAAGCGGGGAAAAGTTGGCGCTATTTACTTGAATGGTTTCGTCGTTTTGGAGGTTCAACAAACCGGCTTTTCGTCATTGATACCAGCCCATTTCCTAACTTAGAGTCTGCAAATGAACAGCTTTTAGTGCTCAGAGAAAAGGATGCAAACGCGACCTTTAATCATGATAGCACTAAGCAGCTTGAGGCTTTATGCATCAAAAACAACATCCGCTATTTATTTAAAAATCGCTATGTAGAGAGCCTAAACACAAAACGAGCAGAACAAGGCTTGCCACCGAGTACGTTCGGTAGCACCGAGCTGGGCAGAATTATCGCGTCTTCAAATGGCTTGGTAGACGGTACCACAATACAAATTCCTACCATTGGCTATCACACCATGCACGAGTCGGCCTCATTAGAGTCAGTAGAGGCTTTCCTCGATATTCTCAAAATGGTCTCTACTATTTAA
- a CDS encoding beta strand repeat-containing protein: MAITAQQETEILKTIIGLFNAGIDANNLSSFANIIDSGQSMLSLSNALANTTVFKEIILAGKVTLDSQVDILMNNFGLTSDDNPLSAGSQAKAFFTASLSNGAGFGAIVNEAINFLAQENLDPAFVPVATLLNNKALVAKAYVATNPPVDIPTLIGLMSGVTTTNATTLESAAAFVEQYSVKNISLTAAADNFVGTNQVDSYSAVYDPTGNATTLTNSDVINGGDGVDTLSLRIASVINAGNGGDVISPSLSNVENFYLKNQAVDSFKFDFTNVTGESLIVDQGSVSGAHTKLINLDSTTKIGMTDTLGLTFANFSGDRSGTTDAFSLALNGAGSTLQFSIFGAINADGSNDNSFEIAHISSTTNASYITLGLDKLTLSTLNISGDASLVMDIHNDFTGLSTVYASSMTSGGVDIDARDSTESNFIFMGSVADDRIILKNSTINTSATLDGGTGKNTLATFSFNNLNADAVNRISGFSTLEGVDGAENINAANLSGINHFLFTGRTGNNNGFTLSDIESSDRSSFETDISSGGSYALRVEGKNAGNTATIELISSTATNGETVFTATSNNNERYGIEVRSNISSLTLDSTGTGLQANVIETNQNNNHNGYAIGNNSTSVFSITGTHDLSLMAKAGVDISNGQKLAGFSNAANIDASSFTGVLRIAGSLSDDVIKGGSHSDIIYGQGGADTLTGNGGADQFRLSGYNNNADLITDFNNGTDKIGLNQFDFSNTTATQGGALLSITDYVENRLGITNIGNADSQKIIELQSSLNGDQISTDTGAAVDAFVLVHNTTSGQAELWYDNDWSSSTNRDQVVTFDNITDLVGVQSFSNSDFVEYTY, from the coding sequence ATGGCCATTACAGCACAACAAGAAACAGAGATACTAAAAACAATAATAGGACTCTTTAACGCTGGCATCGATGCGAATAACCTTTCCAGCTTTGCAAATATTATTGATAGTGGTCAGAGTATGCTCTCGTTATCGAACGCACTCGCCAACACAACCGTATTTAAAGAGATTATCCTTGCAGGCAAAGTCACACTTGATAGTCAAGTAGACATATTAATGAACAACTTTGGCTTAACATCTGATGACAACCCGTTAAGCGCTGGCTCACAAGCCAAAGCCTTTTTTACGGCCAGTTTAAGTAATGGCGCTGGCTTCGGAGCCATTGTTAATGAAGCCATCAATTTTCTCGCTCAAGAGAATTTAGACCCAGCATTTGTCCCGGTTGCTACGTTACTAAACAACAAAGCCTTAGTCGCTAAAGCGTATGTCGCCACTAATCCACCTGTCGATATACCGACTTTAATTGGATTGATGTCAGGTGTAACAACAACTAACGCTACAACACTTGAAAGTGCGGCCGCTTTCGTGGAGCAGTATTCCGTAAAAAACATTTCTCTAACGGCGGCGGCAGACAATTTTGTCGGTACAAATCAAGTAGATTCCTACTCAGCTGTCTACGACCCTACAGGGAATGCCACCACGCTAACAAATTCAGATGTAATCAATGGAGGAGATGGAGTAGATACATTAAGCCTGCGTATAGCAAGCGTAATAAATGCAGGAAATGGCGGAGATGTTATTTCTCCTTCTCTCTCTAATGTAGAGAATTTTTATTTAAAAAATCAAGCTGTCGATTCATTTAAGTTTGATTTCACGAATGTCACTGGCGAATCTCTTATTGTAGATCAAGGTTCTGTATCCGGCGCTCATACTAAACTCATCAATCTTGATTCCACGACAAAAATAGGTATGACAGATACCCTAGGTTTAACTTTCGCTAACTTTAGCGGTGACCGCTCAGGCACTACCGATGCCTTTTCTTTAGCGCTTAATGGGGCTGGCTCAACGTTACAGTTCAGCATATTTGGGGCGATCAATGCAGACGGCTCAAACGACAACAGCTTTGAGATAGCGCATATTTCAAGCACAACTAATGCGTCATATATAACATTAGGGTTAGATAAATTAACGCTCTCAACACTGAATATTTCAGGGGATGCGTCTTTAGTAATGGATATCCATAATGACTTTACTGGGCTAAGTACAGTCTACGCCTCTTCGATGACAAGTGGTGGTGTTGATATTGACGCGCGTGACAGTACAGAAAGCAATTTTATTTTCATGGGGAGTGTTGCGGATGACCGGATTATTTTGAAAAACAGTACCATAAACACCTCTGCAACTCTGGATGGCGGTACTGGTAAAAACACACTTGCCACATTTAGCTTTAACAATTTAAATGCAGACGCGGTAAATCGTATTAGCGGTTTTTCAACATTAGAAGGCGTTGATGGCGCTGAAAATATTAATGCCGCGAATCTTTCTGGTATTAACCACTTTTTGTTTACGGGAAGAACAGGGAATAATAATGGCTTTACACTCTCTGACATTGAAAGTAGCGACAGAAGCTCATTCGAAACAGACATATCATCTGGCGGAAGTTATGCACTGCGAGTAGAAGGTAAAAATGCTGGCAATACGGCCACCATTGAATTAATCAGTTCTACCGCAACAAATGGGGAAACCGTTTTCACAGCCACGTCCAATAATAACGAAAGATACGGCATTGAAGTTCGTTCTAATATTTCTTCATTAACGCTCGATTCAACCGGCACCGGTTTGCAAGCCAATGTGATTGAAACCAATCAAAACAATAACCACAACGGTTATGCAATAGGAAATAACAGTACATCGGTATTTTCAATTACTGGAACACATGATTTAAGTTTGATGGCAAAAGCAGGGGTAGACATATCAAATGGTCAAAAACTAGCGGGGTTTTCCAATGCGGCTAATATCGATGCAAGTTCTTTTACCGGTGTTTTACGAATTGCCGGGTCGTTATCTGATGATGTGATTAAAGGTGGTAGCCATTCTGATATTATCTATGGCCAAGGTGGGGCCGATACACTAACAGGAAATGGTGGGGCCGATCAATTTAGGCTGTCAGGGTACAATAACAATGCAGACTTAATCACTGACTTCAATAATGGAACAGATAAGATAGGGCTTAACCAATTTGACTTTAGCAATACAACCGCCACCCAGGGTGGTGCCCTATTGTCTATTACAGACTATGTTGAAAACCGACTTGGCATTACGAATATAGGCAACGCCGACTCTCAAAAAATCATAGAATTACAGTCTTCTTTAAATGGAGACCAAATTTCAACAGACACTGGGGCCGCCGTTGACGCGTTTGTACTGGTTCATAATACGACGTCTGGTCAGGCTGAATTGTGGTACGACAACGACTGGAGCTCATCTACTAATCGAGACCAAGTAGTTACATTTGATAATATAACCGATTTAGTGGGCGTTCAATCCTTCAGTAATTCTGACTTTGTTGAGTATACCTACTAG
- a CDS encoding ABC transporter substrate-binding protein: MVKFFIMLIFTFLMNVSWATPITVKDVLNRDVTFNAPAQRVIVGFYPEDYMAIGTEAAYDKVVGMSKYIWQARQANWDMYVNHRPSLNDIPGIGRVDTRTFSVEKVIGLNPDLLLLADWQFKGLGDDIKKIEDAGIPVVVVDYNAQTLERHIRSTELIGIITGQEKRALTIAAEYKETVESISQRLFDAKLPKPKIYTEFGASGVQELGFTFGKNMWGAIATMSGGDNISAPFIEWWGKLNPEQVIASNPDVIVITGYETGQGSDAMIMGQGVNTDDAHKRLVGYKERLGWSSISAVKHNRLYGAYHGACRTILDSAMIEFYAKAMYPELFSDLQPEQAYLDFYKKYLPVTPEGVFTLKL, from the coding sequence ATGGTTAAGTTTTTCATAATGCTTATATTCACCTTTTTAATGAATGTAAGTTGGGCGACTCCCATTACAGTAAAAGACGTTTTGAATCGAGATGTGACATTTAACGCACCAGCTCAACGAGTGATTGTCGGCTTTTACCCAGAAGATTACATGGCAATTGGGACTGAAGCGGCCTACGACAAAGTCGTCGGTATGTCGAAATACATTTGGCAAGCACGTCAAGCCAACTGGGACATGTATGTAAATCACCGGCCTTCATTAAATGACATACCAGGTATTGGACGTGTTGATACAAGAACCTTTTCAGTCGAAAAAGTAATCGGCTTAAATCCTGACCTTTTACTTTTGGCCGATTGGCAATTTAAAGGTCTCGGTGATGATATCAAAAAAATTGAAGACGCCGGTATTCCTGTGGTTGTAGTCGATTATAATGCCCAAACGTTAGAAAGGCATATTAGAAGCACAGAGCTGATTGGAATAATCACAGGACAAGAGAAAAGAGCCTTAACAATTGCCGCTGAATACAAAGAAACCGTTGAGAGTATTAGCCAGAGGCTGTTCGATGCAAAACTTCCAAAACCTAAAATTTATACTGAGTTCGGTGCGTCAGGAGTGCAAGAACTTGGTTTTACCTTCGGTAAAAATATGTGGGGCGCAATTGCAACGATGAGTGGAGGGGATAATATTTCTGCGCCTTTTATTGAATGGTGGGGGAAACTCAACCCAGAACAAGTTATCGCCTCTAATCCAGATGTTATTGTAATTACAGGTTATGAAACAGGACAAGGAAGTGACGCCATGATTATGGGTCAGGGAGTTAATACAGATGACGCCCATAAGCGTCTGGTGGGCTATAAGGAGCGCTTAGGCTGGTCTTCAATTTCTGCTGTTAAGCACAATCGTTTATATGGCGCTTACCATGGGGCCTGCCGTACCATATTAGACAGCGCCATGATTGAATTTTATGCCAAAGCCATGTATCCAGAGCTCTTTTCAGATTTACAACCGGAACAAGCGTATTTGGATTTTTACAAAAAATACCTTCCTGTAACCCCTGAAGGCGTCTTTACGCTAAAACTATGA
- a CDS encoding EamA family transporter → MTPKDMLLALAIIFAWGFNFVVIKWGLDELTPMMLGGLRFLIIAVVGSFFFSRPKTPLKWVAGYALTLSFGQFAFLFTAMEFGMPAGMASLVLQSQAIFTLFFAALFLKEYIRPYQLLAIGIAASGLAVIGVNGEDTTMTILGFALTLAAASTWALANIATKIIIRKGYDANVNLIVWSCWIPPIPFFICAYFVDGSEVMWSNIIHIGWKTMATLVYLSLIATIGGYGLWSYLMSRYSAGTVAPLTLGVPAVGLTTSAFILNEQISQAQWTGIMLVLVGLIMNTLGGRWLLNKKSS, encoded by the coding sequence ATGACACCAAAAGATATGTTGCTTGCTCTGGCCATTATTTTCGCTTGGGGGTTTAATTTTGTCGTTATTAAGTGGGGACTAGACGAATTGACCCCAATGATGCTTGGAGGGCTGCGTTTTTTAATCATTGCGGTTGTTGGCTCCTTCTTTTTTTCACGTCCAAAAACGCCTTTGAAGTGGGTGGCTGGTTATGCATTGACACTTAGTTTTGGCCAGTTTGCTTTTTTGTTTACCGCTATGGAATTTGGCATGCCTGCAGGTATGGCCTCATTAGTCCTTCAGTCTCAAGCGATCTTCACCTTGTTTTTCGCCGCTTTATTCTTAAAAGAATACATTCGACCTTACCAGTTGTTGGCCATTGGTATTGCCGCTAGTGGTTTGGCTGTTATTGGTGTCAATGGAGAAGATACCACCATGACTATTTTAGGCTTTGCACTAACATTGGCCGCGGCATCAACTTGGGCACTGGCGAATATTGCAACGAAAATCATTATCAGAAAAGGTTACGATGCCAATGTTAATTTGATTGTCTGGAGTTGCTGGATTCCACCGATCCCCTTCTTTATTTGTGCTTATTTTGTCGATGGCAGCGAGGTGATGTGGTCAAACATAATTCATATTGGATGGAAGACTATGGCCACGCTCGTTTATCTATCGCTTATTGCAACCATCGGTGGCTATGGTTTATGGAGCTATTTAATGTCCCGCTACTCAGCTGGAACTGTGGCTCCGTTAACGCTAGGCGTACCTGCTGTAGGACTTACGACATCTGCTTTTATTTTGAATGAACAAATTAGCCAAGCTCAATGGACTGGTATCATGCTCGTTCTGGTGGGCCTAATTATGAATACTTTAGGTGGGCGCTGGTTACTGAATAAAAAATCGTCATAG
- a CDS encoding hydroxymethylglutaryl-CoA lyase: MAFPTHVKLVEMSPRDGLQNESCETVNDVVPTAIKLELIERLSRTGLSHIEAASFVSPKWVPQMADASEVMQGIQRRDGIIYSALTPNLKGAENAIASNASEIAVFSAASEAFTQKNINCSIEESLSRFVPVIELAQAHNIPVRGYVSTVLGCPYQGHVSPNAVARVAKQLYEMGCYEISLGDTIGTGTPTNAKRMLEAVSQDIPMNKLAAHFHDTYGQAIANLYAVLEEGIGIIDASVAGLGGCPYAKGASGNVASEDVLYLLQGLNIETGINLEEMIATGYWISDQLKRQNHSKVALAKGR; the protein is encoded by the coding sequence ATGGCTTTCCCAACTCATGTAAAACTCGTTGAGATGAGTCCTCGCGATGGATTGCAAAATGAATCCTGTGAAACGGTTAATGACGTCGTTCCTACGGCAATAAAACTCGAATTAATTGAGCGTCTTAGCCGTACCGGTCTTTCACATATAGAAGCCGCCAGTTTCGTGTCTCCCAAATGGGTTCCACAAATGGCTGATGCGAGTGAGGTCATGCAAGGTATTCAACGTCGCGATGGTATTATTTACTCTGCACTCACGCCTAATTTAAAAGGTGCTGAAAATGCCATTGCATCAAATGCAAGTGAGATTGCCGTCTTTAGCGCCGCCTCTGAGGCATTCACCCAAAAAAACATCAATTGCTCAATCGAAGAAAGCCTCTCACGTTTTGTGCCTGTTATTGAATTAGCACAGGCACACAATATTCCAGTGAGAGGTTATGTTTCTACTGTATTAGGCTGCCCATATCAAGGTCACGTATCACCTAATGCCGTAGCACGTGTTGCCAAACAATTGTATGAGATGGGATGCTATGAAATCTCCTTAGGGGATACGATAGGTACAGGTACTCCTACCAATGCGAAACGCATGCTAGAAGCCGTATCACAAGATATTCCGATGAATAAACTGGCCGCGCATTTTCACGATACTTATGGTCAGGCTATCGCAAACTTGTATGCCGTTCTTGAAGAAGGAATTGGCATTATCGACGCATCAGTCGCAGGCCTTGGTGGCTGTCCCTACGCTAAAGGCGCATCAGGTAACGTCGCCTCTGAAGACGTACTTTATCTACTTCAAGGTCTCAACATAGAAACAGGCATTAACCTAGAGGAAATGATTGCCACTGGCTATTGGATAAGCGACCAGCTTAAACGTCAAAACCATTCAAAAGTCGCCTTAGCAAAAGGTCGATAA